The DNA window AGAAAAATTAAGTAATTGATTACAAGTGAGCCTTAATATGCAAAAGTGACGACAATAATGAGAAGGCTTGTATCcaggatttttttaaaaaaaattgaggtaCATCTACAAAAAGTATTTCATCCTTTCGTCTTGTCTCATAGCATTGTACACCGCTTGAACCTGGAGAACACGTATAGATTGCGTTATTCATGCATGCtgacatatatatacatacatgtgTGTGTGCCTGAACATGCGTACAAATGATCGAGAGTGAAGGAGATAGTAGCACCTGTTCGCTGGAAACAACTCGAACAGGACCAATGTTCACTGATACATATTTGCCACCTGATGAGATCTTCTGTTTCACTTGACCCTGTACCCGAAGAAGAAGTGGAGAACTTTTGTggttaaaattcgaaaattttggtCAAGGATACAAGTGATAGAAGTTTTAAAACTGTTTAGATGTATGATTAAAAAGTAGAGCTACTGGAGATCAATAATGAGATACCGAGAAGAAAAACAAAAGGGATTCATCCAGATAAATGATCCGTTtttcaaccaaaaaaaaaaaataatacagCCTAAATACACATCAAAATGTTATAGATCCATTAACGGACAGGCAGGATATTTTATTCCTAGCTAAGAAAGTGAAGAACTAAAGCTAAGAGGGAAACCGACGACATTTCGTTGATCAGATCAAAATCAGTTCTTTAATAAGTACTAGTTATGAGCCTCTTTCAACATCTGAAAATCAGACACCACAAAACCTAAATCCTCTCAGTATCAATACTACATAGACTTATTTCAACGTGTCATTGACAATGCCCGGGAATTAAACATTTTTTGTCTCTTTTTTACATTAAGATATTAGCGTGTGATGTCAAAGACCAATCTGTCATCATCCAACTCAACCGCTTAAAACATCGTCTAATTGTAACGCAACCAAAGCTCCAACTCACTGCTTCTTCGGCTATAATGTATTTGCAATTCGCAAATTCCCATACAAGGAAAAGAAGAAACAGAAAAAAGTCAGATAGGAATCCACATCTTAATTAGAGGTCGTATCATCCGACTGAATACTCACATATTTTCAACAATAACATATGTTTGAAATATAGATTAGGCCGATACTGTAAAGCAATGTACTTGTTGCAGTTAACAGAAGGTGCTACAAAAGAGTCGGAGTCATAAAGTCTGACAGAGAAATGCCGAAGAAAATAATGGAGCTCAGCCATTTATACATAGCATCGCTAGTTTAGGTTTAAAAAAAGCTTTCCCCATGCAATTTATGCTGTTTCACTAAAAATGATGACAAGTCCCAGTAGAGGTGCCAAGAACAGATAAAATGGTGCCAAGATTGTGGTAGCAGTGGGAACAGAGTCACAGGATACCTTACATCCTCCCGCATCTACCTACTATGCACATTAATTTCTAAAAGATTATCTTTTTCTGCAGTTCATCACCAACACTCGATTCACTGTTTCGGTACAGAATAACACATTTGGATGGAAGTAAACGGGGCATTCCCTTTAGCAATCTGCTTCAGTAGATGACTCATCCTAACACTCTAGATAAAAAATCACAAAAGAGAGATGCTTACTTCTGGGATTGGCCTGTGAATAACCGATTCAACAGCAACAACCATGGCATGTACAAAATCATCACCCCCAGTACCGATGGCAGTAAATCCTCGAACTGTTGGATAGGAATTTACCTGTGCAGGAAAACAGATATTTGACAGtcgaaaatatttcaaaaagcCGAACAGACCCAAGAAGCAGAATTGCAATTGTTCGAGACACGAGTTGAAGATTAATGGTTAAATAATGTCTTCTTTATCCAGAGAATATGTTTCCGCCCATGAAATCGACGAAACAAAATTTTGACAAAAGGTGTAGGCAAGATAGAATGGAGCATACCTTTTGATCAAGAGCAAGCCATTCATTAGTCGAATCATCGGTAACTGTACCCCCAATCACTACATTCGTCGTTTGTCTAACCCTTCCATCTGTCTTTGAAATTTCTGATAATTTTGAAAGATGTACTCAAAACCCCTCTCCAAATACAAATTCTATTATGTAAAATTAAAGAATGAAAGCACAACACAGCAAAGTTTATTGCACCCCTCAAATAAAATGCCTCGAAGATTTTAAACGAACTATTTTCCCTTAAATTCCACACAAACCCTGTTTTTCTAGCAATTGAGCATTCTCACCACAGGTGAAACAAGCGCACAAGCTGCTCAAGAAAAGCATCGCCCAGCCGCCACTcgaacaagaaaaaaaaatccatatttatttatttgctgCCAAAATAAGTTAATTTGCCAAAACATGCACCTGAAATCGCCTTCAACACCGCTTCCTGAGGTGGTTCTTGCTCATAATCGTCGCCAGAAGAAGATGCGCTTCCAAAGTTTGCGCAATTTCTTGCAAACTGAGAACTTTTAGCAGATACCGCAACCTCGTTCCTAGAACATATTGCTGCTTTACAGCCACAATTTGGTTTCAACGTCGATATTTTCTGGTGGGCCGAAATGATTGGTGTAAAATTGCTCATGAAAGGTAAAGGCAGAGAtgattctgaaatttctgtCAAGAAAACGTTTCTGAGAATACTTCTGCATGCCATTTTTGAAATCTTGGTGGAGAAATTACAGTGCGTATATATGCAATATGTATGAGTTCCTACTAATTGGGAAATTTTGGGCACCGATTTGTTTTGCTATGAGCAGTACGTGTTCGGCTAAAGGCAGACGGACGTATTCCGCGAAAAGACCACAGAGCCCCTTACATTTGGTcgatagataaataaataaataatcttttatAGTATTTCAGCTAATAAATAAGCCCTAGCCAAAattccaaattaaaaattaaatcaaatttcagattttttcaGCCATTAGAGTCAATCAATCACCTAATATGCACGATTCAGAAGTTATCAATGAAGAATCGGAGAGAACAGCTTTTCGCAAAGCGGAGAAGAAATACAAGATTTATTACGATAGCTCCAAAAAGTACGAACTTCTTTTTATTACCTTCTTACCTGTAGTTTTTCTATTGCTGAGTTTTGACTAACCATGTTGGAATATGATGTTTTTTAGTTCTGTTTTGAGGTTTTCATCTGATTGTAATTCCAGGAAAAAGATACCGAGACCTGTAGATTTATCCGAGGTAATTGATTTCAAGTCAATTTTAGACAAGTACAATTGCCATGATGAACTTATGGAAGGAGTTACCGCGTTACAATGTGACTTCGATAGGCCTATTTTCTGCTTGAAAAATCGACCAGGTATGCCAGGATTTCTGCTATAGTGATTATGCTGGATTTTCATGATATGACATATATCAGTTCTTCTGAATGAAATAATTGAAGTTATAAACAAGTTGTAAATTTTTGCCCCTCAAATTGCTGTAATTTGTCTGATATGCaggtttttattttattccTAGTGCATTGAGCCTTGAGGAGCAATGCCAATGGATAAGGGAGGGTTTGACGAGTTTTCCTCAATACCCTAATAGAACAAATCACGATGCAATTTATGGGCCGATACCGGACTTATTTGTTTCGGCTACACAAGGGAAGGCATTGGTGTTTGAAGAGAAGGATCCTGATAGTGTCGATTCTGAGACTGGTAACCCCAAATGGAAATTAGTTGAGGAAATGGATCGATTGTCTGGGAGTGATGCATATAAGTCAGTACAGGCTTCTTTGTTGATGCGGAAGTTGAGATGGAGCACACTTGGCTTGCAGTTTGATTGGTCCAAGGTGAAGCTAAAAgtctttctgatatttctgtttatAACTTTTtatcaattttgtttttgtaaACCAATTTTGTTGATAATTCATCTGTTTAATTTGAATGGATACCTAGTAGTGCAAAGGTCTGTGATGATCAGTCTTAAATTCTCAGAGATCACTTTTATATGACTGTAGTTGCATGttgaaatatttctttttcatgcataattattttcaCTCCATATGTCGTGATACTGTTTTTACATTATTTCCACAACCTATGTTACATAGTCTTAGATTGATGTCCGTGCAATACTCGTATTGAGTGCCCCATCCTTTCCATAGCATTGTGCTGGCCTTGTGTAATAAAATTGGGATCGTCTCTCTATGAATAATACATATTGACATGCACACATTATTTACTGTTCTTCATGTCCTATAAATGCTGAACAAGCATTGTTAATATTGGTTCAGCGGAGCTATAACGTTGATCTCCCTCACAAGAAGATACCCAATCCATTATGTCAGCGGGCTAAAAGAATGGCTGCACCTGCAATGCCACATGGTGAAGAATTCCAGCCAGAAGCAGCAATAGTGAATTACTTTGGATTAGGTGTCTCTCATACTTCAGACATCTTAAATGACTCATAAAGGATTTTCAGTCTTACCTGGTTATATGATTGATATCCACGCTCTTCTTTTAAGGTGATATGCTTGGTGGGCACCTTGATGACATGGAAAAAGATTGGAGTAAACCGATTGTAAGCATGAGGTACTTTTTGTTAGGCTTAGTCCAATGAATTGTGCCTTCTCACTAGCTTGGTAAGTGCAATGGTATTGAGAAAAATGCTTTTCCACAGTTTGGGTTGCAAAGCAATTTTCCTCCTCGGAGGGAAATCTCGGGAAGATTCACCCATTGCAATGTTCCTTAGAAGCGGTGATGTTGTACTCATGGCTGGGGAAGCCAGGCAATGCTTTCATGGTAATTATACCGTTGCTTCTTAGTTCAAAATGCTGTATTTGCTGTCCtctttggagacattattggtaaattattttaaatgactGATGATGATTACAATATCCTCACAAACAAATTCTGTATTCTAGTAATGCTTATATTAAGCGAGTACTGATGATTAACGAGTTCCTTTTTCTGTGTTGTTCAATCTATACATAAAATAATGTGAAATTTATGAGCATTTGGTTGGCAGGCGTCCCCCGTATATTTACAGACACGGTAAATGCTGAAATAGACACTCTTGAATCACATTTTGTGGACGAAGATTTTTCATTCTTGGATTACATCAGGACTTCAAGAATCAACATCAACATTAGACAAGTTTTCTAAGAAGTTGATTGGTTGCTACAAGTAGCAGGTTGGCATGGCAGTTCTCCCAGAAGTTGAGCAGTTAATTTATCCAAACTTAAATTCTTAGTTCGAGTTATAATTGCAATCGCTAATCTGACGGTCTAATTTATTTTCACCGTGATGATTCATGTTATTCAAATTTCTGTTCTCTGTCTACAACCACCTATTTGTTGTACAACTTTGACTTTGACATATGTCGGTCGTTCGTAAAGTTTGACAAACTTTGTTCATTGTTGAGAAAAGTCTGATTTTTAGTTGGGTATGATGCCGTGGACAAACATTTTTTATTCGTGTGGGTTTAATTCGTGTAGGCGCACTCGATCAAATAAGAATTGTTTAGTTTTAATTCCATTTGAGTAATTTTTTGAAGTAATTGGACATCAAGCTTCATATTTTATTCGCAAATTGTAATTAACATtcgaataaataaatataataataatttgagcTTGAAAACTCATTCAAGTTGAACTTGGATTGAACTGCTATGCGAGCCTATTTGTCTCCATTTTCGTTATTTTGAGGTTAAAACCAAAATATGCATCTATATTTTCTTATTACATAATATATCGAGAAATTTCCTAGATTCCTCCTATATGTGCTCGAAAGAAGAATCGCGCATCTTGATCTTGCCACAGATTTTTCCTAAGGAAAGAAAATAAAGGGGAAAAAAAAGATCCGAAAGCCACCACAGAATCAAGAAAACAACAAAATAACCCATCAAGATGTCCAAATATGAATTCCCCTTCTGTTAATCTTTACTAAGCTCCAAAAACACCTCAAACACCCCAAGACCACAGCTTTTTCCACCACGCTGCTGTTACGTGTACTCGTCCACCACTACTTCACGGAAACTCGTATACCACAACAATAAAAACACCCAAACCCCCAAATATCTTCGCTCATTATTCCCAGTTTTCTTCCTCGAAACAATCGGAAAGAGAAGGATACAAGCAATACAAAGAATGGGTCCGATTGTGATAACCCAATTAGCGACTGGTCTAAGCGTGTTAGCCGGAGCAGTTGTCGTGAAACAGGTAATAGATCAGATTCAAAACCCGATGATGGGTTCTGGCCGGGGGCCTAGATGCCCCAGATGCAACGGGTCGGGCCGGGTTTCCTGCATCTGTTCGCGATGGTCGGATGGTGACGTGGGTTGTCGGACCTGTGCTGGTTCGGGTCGCATGGCGTGCAATAGTTGTGGTGGAACAGGGACGGGCCGTCCAATCCCGGTTCAGGTATCTGCATCGAATGGGTCTCGCTGAAGGCGAACCGGAGTTGTTTAGAAAAGGGTGGATTGATTCCCTTTTAGCACCTATATTTTGTAACATCAATTTCTTTTGAATTGATTGTACGCATAATCTTTTGAATCTTTTGGATTGaagtaggaaaaaaaaaagcCAAATACAATGATAGATTAATGAAATGAGATATTCTCACATATTACCTTTGTCCAACTTTTTTCCTGAAAGTGTGTGCAACTGCCTTCTGTTCAATGGTGAAATTGGATTCCATATGGTTAAATTATTTGTACTCGTTACTCTGCACACGCGCGtacatataatattttttatcattatcgattgACTAaggtgaaatttgacaaattatggagggactaaattgatatttgaattgttgaaataaaaaaaaataaaagtgtgttgaaattgaaaaaaaaaacaaaaaacaaaagtgtaatattagtatcattagctcaactggtaccaagtctctttgaactatgtacttatgtcaggaggtcatgggttcgagacttggggatgtaccactccaccaacctggtgtggagaATCCTATGAGTAATGGCGCATGtagaaagcccgtgagggaaaaggccccaatgGGAAACCCAAGacgggacaaggcccccgagggagcccaagatcgggatagcccatggtcatTACAATAAAAGACGCCTTTTATTATAATGACCCGACACCACTAGCCCAACTGGTACTAGGATTGCTGCCAAGACTTATATGTCCAGGAGGTCTTGGGTTATAATCATGGGAAGGTAAAAGCTCCAGTGCCTGGGTTGAAATAGTCCTATGAGCAATGATCGCAGGTGAGTGGTGTCGGGTCATTAATGTAAGAGTAAAATTGGAAGATTGTttgttgaaattgaaaaaaaacaaaaaacaaaagtgtaatattagtatcatataagggtaaaattggaagaaaaagatGGTGTCATCTCTAAGTAGTTATTATCATgtcctcacacttaataatatagtataaatTTACCGGTTGCCAGTTGTCCCATGCATCATGGTTGCGCTTATACAATTTGTATTAGTTATAATACGATATATAAagtttgttttaattttatgataaatgcATTTTGAAAGACAAATACATTTTAAAACGGTATAATAATTCGAAAACTTGtgcgagacggtctcacggatcgtattttatgagacgattatcttatttgggtcatccatgaaaaaatattattttttatgctgatagtattactttttactgtAGATATCGTTAGGTTGATTCGtctcataaataaaaattcgtgagaccgtcttacaagagaccatCTCGTATAATAATTCGAAAACATTGCTGGAATTGGACCGAGTTGGGTACTGATATGAACTGCCTTTCACATTGAAATTTTGTTCGGCCCAAATATTGCGTTTCTGTCTTCGTTTGTTTCACTTTTCTAGCCTATCCGAGCCCAAGACCAGATCAGCCCAGGCTGTTCATTCTTACGACGATAATTTTTGAATGGGTTATTTGAGAAACGGGCCCAAAATTTAACATACTCTGATTAAAGTCTATAGGGAAACAAATCTTTCTAAATTTATCATCAAATTATTACCAACCAAAATTTTCACTCTAAAACGGAGAACTCAATTGGGAAGTTGAAGATAATGATCTACTAATATTTTTCAAGGAACCATGTTTCTTTACGTCGATCAAAATTATGTTCACCGATATATAAAGATAGAGCTATTGTGGAGATTAAAAGGGAATACGATGTCCTTTTAGATGGGGGAAGCTTAATTCTTGTTCCCATTTACATCTATATTTCTTTCATTTCaagatttttatataaaacgaAAGAGAGACATATATTAGTAAAACAATGTCGAAAAACAAAGGGATATGCATGACATTGGGGGCCATgttgaaatgttattttattttattttatcagcCCTAATAAGCGTGAAATTTGTCGAAAACCAATGATTTCAATCTAAACATTTGACCACACCACAATTGGTTTGGTGAGACTGGATGAACAGCAAAATATCAAAATCACTGTATCCCACGCACAGCATCAATCTTATCCTCTTCTGAACTACTCCCTCCCTGCCAATCATTACTCCTATCACTCCTCACCTTCATTCCTAAGTTTTTATTTATCaacaattatataattttatattcatTCGGGACCATTTTCTCAAATCCCAACTGATTCGTTTTAGAATATATATGTCAAACTTTTTTTTAACGAGATAGTACtcatttattaaatatataattttgatatatttcatCGTATTTAACAAATGAATATCATCGTAATCGAGTTGTAATTGCTCGCCATAGCACATGTAGAGTAATTAAAGATTCGCAAAACATTGTAATTGACTACCACTTCAGTCTTTATTTTACGCTAAACCACGCATCTTAAGAGGATGTcccattttatattttattacctATAATCATCATTACCATTTCATCTCAATAAACTATTCGATTTGTACAAGAATATATGTTTGATATTAAAATGGGAAATTTGCTATCTGTTAAAACAATTACAAGAATAATGTTTGCCCATAAAGTCCAGCTTAACAAATCAAATGTTTGCGTTATCGTATAATTCGAAAGTTTTGAATCGTACACTTAATAATAactataatttttggtaaaataacataaatatataaaccACGATATATTTGATAGATGTATACATAACAATATATGTTTTggtaaattatttataaaaattgacTCATGAAAGTCAGAAAAATATTCCACATTGTtttgaatttatatattttctcgTCGTGATCATTTTAATGATATGGAGAGGGTTGCGGGGTGGAGAAGCAAAAGGCGCAGTCTTTCACATAATTGAGTAGTGTGGAAGAAACGGCAATAAATAACATTTCATTAgtattttcatgaaaaattacaGCAGAAAcgcattatttatattattatttattcttttgATGACAATAATTTGGCAGACTGTGGTCCCATAAAACCATTCTGTTCATCTTAGGGTTTATCTTAGCAGCTCATCATTAttcataagttttttttttcccaattttatctgattttatttattttaaattcatcaCCTTGAAATTCAATTTTCCGATCGATATtataaaaatgtgtgtgtgcgtaGGTTCATAGTCAACTGGATAAAGATTCGAATTTCGAACTACCAAAAATATACATATTAATGTGCTTTGTGTCTACTTGAAATGATTAACATAAAATAAGATCATTAATCTCAATTAATCTAgagtttatttaaaaattaaattttttttcaaaaattcaaaggCCCTTTAATAATTAGACTCGAACATAATTTTTAGTCATTGATTTCAGTGAGGATAAATAATCTATTATTGACATGGAAGTGTATACATATTGCCGACATATTTAGAGTTGATTTCATGTCAATATttcgataaaaattaaactaaaaacaaacacatatCAACTTACATGATCGAaaccaaattttaaataatcaatttTCATATATGTAATGAGTGCGTTACAAGCAAGGTTGACAACGaaattaaacatttaaatccGTATTTATAAAGAAAGCGGCGTGGGAGTCGacatatatttcattttgtCTTTATccacttaaaaaaaaattctaaaatgaaATAATATGGGCTGCAATGGGATTGTTAGTATGGGCCTTTATTAAGGTTCAGCCCAAGCCCGGTAATAcaagtttattataaaataagAGGAAGTCCAATACATTGTTCTAGTGTGCTATGTCTCAGATCAAAATCAAGGCTGCTTTTGGATGgaaattatgttttttttttggatgGAAGAATTTGATACCGCTAACTTATATGTAATCTTTGTTGAAAATCCAGATATTTTAACTCTATTATCTTCGATTTAAGTTAAGGGTATTAAAATCAGACACGACCTACCAAACTGATACGGTTCAACCTGGGAAAAATGATTGGGTTCGGTTCGATTCGGTTCGGATCAACCCGAGTTgacccgaaaattttaatttttttctaaaaatataattaataagtattgtctatatttttatatattaatgtCTGAGAAAACttttattgtacatttatatcataaattttcataatttaatatttattttgaacattttttattattaaaacaaTTGCTTATTTGATTTagcaaatatattttatttttctataattagactttcaaattaaaatcatatatatatataggataTTTTGTTactatgtgtttaaattaaaatattattattattattgtttttgaattttatttaaaaaaaattagaaaaatcaACAATCGGGTTGATCGTGTTGATTCGGGTTCGATTTCGAGTTCGGGTTCGTGTTGAGAGTTTTCGGGTTGGATCGGGCTCGAAGTGGGTTTGGGTTGAGCGGTTTTTGTAATAGTACCAATGCTCAACCTGAACCAACCCATCCGAACTCGACATCCTTAATTGAAGTGCTTTTTCAACCAAATTGAGGCGAGTAAATTTAATATCTTTATGTCAATTTCTTGGGGTCTCGAACTTCGTATCTCGTTGCAAATTTCAGAAGTCTCAGTATCATAGGATCTCGCTGCAAATTTTCAATACTGATGTGATATCTGCTATTTGAAAGCAAATTTTTCAAAGAaggaataaaataaaaatttgaaaatctgtGTGTATACAGCAATTTGAAGTAATGGCCCCCCACTATGTGTAGCCTGTGACACAAATTTGACTATTAGtgataaaaacaatataaattctCAAGGCAATAACAACTACACAAAAGCATTATTCAGGACAACCTTCAACAACTGGGGCGGTGCTTTTAGGTACTTCAAATTATGGTTGTTAAAAAATATTGGagtcaatatttatattataacgaaataaaattcaagattacataattttaattcaattgttaagaattttatataCTTTTGTAATGGATAAGATTTATAAGATTactgtttttcttttttaacaAACGCACCAACATAAAGATGTATTTATTAAGTGTGCTATGCAATGAAAGAGTAGGTTTTTCTGAAACGGATcgttatatgtgagacgggtcaatcctaccgatattcacaataaaaaataatactcatagcataaaaagtaatattttttttgttgatggcacaaataagatatctatctcacaaaatatgatccgtcatacaagtttttgccgaAATGAAATATATAGTTGGGTTGGGTACTTGGGGTAAATTATTTAGATTATACtcacaaatataataaataatcagTGTTAGATACCGGGATAATGTCACG is part of the Primulina tabacum isolate GXHZ01 chromosome 18, ASM2559414v2, whole genome shotgun sequence genome and encodes:
- the LOC142532647 gene encoding uncharacterized protein LOC142532647: MACRSILRNVFLTEISESSLPLPFMSNFTPIISAHQKISTLKPNCGCKAAICSRNEVAVSAKSSQFARNCANFGSASSSGDDYEQEPPQEAVLKAISEISKTDGRVRQTTNVVIGGTVTDDSTNEWLALDQKVNSYPTVRGFTAIGTGGDDFVHAMVVAVESVIHRPIPEGQVKQKISSGGKYVSVNIGPVRVVSSEQVQAVYNAMRQDERMKYFL
- the LOC142532646 gene encoding DNA N(6)-methyladenine demethylase ALKBH1A; translated protein: MHDSEVINEESERTAFRKAEKKYKIYYDSSKKKKIPRPVDLSEVIDFKSILDKYNCHDELMEGVTALQCDFDRPIFCLKNRPGFYFIPSALSLEEQCQWIREGLTSFPQYPNRTNHDAIYGPIPDLFVSATQGKALVFEEKDPDSVDSETGNPKWKLVEEMDRLSGSDAYKSVQASLLMRKLRWSTLGLQFDWSKRSYNVDLPHKKIPNPLCQRAKRMAAPAMPHGEEFQPEAAIVNYFGLGDMLGGHLDDMEKDWSKPIVSMSLGCKAIFLLGGKSREDSPIAMFLRSGDVVLMAGEARQCFHGVPRIFTDTVNAEIDTLESHFVDEDFSFLDYIRTSRININIRQVF
- the LOC142532648 gene encoding uncharacterized protein LOC142532648, with product MGPIVITQLATGLSVLAGAVVVKQVIDQIQNPMMGSGRGPRCPRCNGSGRVSCICSRWSDGDVGCRTCAGSGRMACNSCGGTGTGRPIPVQVSASNGSR